GAGCTGAATAATCTTGATGTAACGATTGTTGCTCAGGTACCTCACGTCATGGAACATTCAGACGCAATTCGTAAATCCATAGCAACAATTTTCAGCTGCGAAATAGACCGGATCAATATTAAAGCAACATCAACAGAGAAACTTGGTGCGATTGGGCGCAAGGAAGGTATATCAGCGCATGCAGTAATTTCAATCATAGGCAAAACCCAGCAAGACGAAAAACTAGAAACTCTGCTTGAAGATACAGCAACATTGCAAACTGTGAATGAGATAACTATAGGAAATATAGATGGTGATGACGAGATTGATCTCAGTCAGGAAATCGATATTCGTGAATTCAATTTTGATGACATCGATGATGACGCCGTCTAGAATCTGAATCTCCGGTTTGAATCAATTCGCCACTGCGCAAGGCGCCCCCAAACTGATATCACCCTACAAAGAATTCTGTGGCCATGCAGATTTCAAAAAATTCCCGCAAGACTTTACCGTCGACGAGATGCCCTCCTATACACCTTGCGGTAAAGGAGAGCATGTCTGGCTGCACATTCGCAAGACCGGTGCCAACACCGCCTGGGTTTCTGAGCAACTGGCGACTTGGTCTGACATTAAAATACGTGACATCAGTTATGCTGGTCGCAAGGATAAACAGGCAGTCACAACGCAATGGTTTTCCATATATGACCCAAAACGTAAATGCGATGGAAAGGAATTTGCGATTCCCGGTTGTGAACTGTTAACCTGTTCCCGGCATACCCACAAATTACGCCCGGGTAATCTTGTTGGCAATCAATTTGCAATTGTCCTTAGAGATTTTCACGGCGATAAACAACTCTTGCAACAACGGATACTGGATATTGCTAGCAATGGTTTTCCAAATTATTTTGGACCACAACGCTTTGGCTATCAATCCAAAAACCTAGCGAAGGCAACTCATTGGGTACAACAAGGCGGAAAGCGAATTCGCCGAGAACAACGCAGTTTGTATTTTTCTGTTTTGCGCAGTTTTTTATTTAACCTGATATTGGCCGAACGAGTTAAAAGTAAAAATTGGAATAAAGTACTTGATGGCGAGGTTATTCAACTGGATGGTTCAAAATCAGTGTTTTTGTATGACGGGCAGTCAGAGACTAAAGAATCCATTGATCAGCGTTGTGAAATTCTAGATTTGCATCCAACGGCGCCCTTGTTTGGAAAAGGTGAGATGTGGGCCGTAGCAGAAGCGGGAAAGTATGAGAAATTGATAGCGCAAACCTATTCCGTAATCGTGGAATTTTTGGGACAACATGCGCAACTGGCCAGGCGAGCATTGCGCGTAATTCCGAATAACATGAGCATGCAAGAGCATGACAACAACGTGGTGCTGTCTTTTAGTTTACCTGCAGGATGCTACGCTAGCGTGCTTGTTGAATTGTTGGTCACAGTCAAAACGGATTAACTAATTCAAATATTTTGTTAACTTTTGTAGATACATGGATCAATTAGCGTTATATACTTGCCTAGAGCCTATACTTTCCTAGCATTTAAAACCTTTGTTATGCGTCACTATCTAAATACATATGACCACACCCGCAGTAAATTCACTGAATTCGGCAAATTCGACTGGCAAAATTGTCCGGGTTAGACGTTATTTGCTGTATGTGCTTGCTTTTTTGCCTGGCATGATGGTCATGGGGCAAATGTTTATTTCCAATTTAAACTACAATCAGGTAATTTCCGGTGAAGCACGGGCTATTCTTGAAAATACAACGACTGAATCTCTAAGACACGCACACAAATTCCTGAAAGTGGCTGAAAACCAGGCTGCTTTAACTGCCGACGCGGTGAGTAAATTTGTCATCGCGGCAAATGACCTTGATGCCCAAGAAGAATACTTTGTGTCGCAACTGGATCTTTACCCCGATTTCGCCGGTGTTTATTTCGCAAATAATCAGGGCAGCTTTTTTTATGTTTCCCGTTCTGACGAGCCCACCGCCAAATACCGGGTAAAATTTAAAAATAACACCACAACCGAATCCACAACCACGGTTTGGTGGCGTAACTCGGAACGCGAAAAACTGGATTACCAGGAGATTGAAGATGATTTTGAGGCGCGTTCCAGACCCTGGTATATAAAAAGTACGACACAAAAAGCACAGATCTGGACGGAACCCTATGTGTTTTTCACAACCCAGCGATTAGGCGTAACCACAGCGGTTCCGATAATTGATGACAGCGGCGAAATCCTCGGTGTGATTGGAGTTGATGTCGAACTTACCGAGCTGGCTGATTTCTTGAGTGAGCTCGAGATCAAGCGATTTGGTTCAAGTTTTATTACAACCATGGATGGAACACTGATAGCGGAACCTTCGTTGTATGACCAGTATCTGAAAAAATCCGAAATGGAAAAGGCAAGTTTATTAAATGTAATGGGTTCAAATGATGAGCTGATGAAGCTTGCTTTTCAATCGGCAATGAGCCTGACTGGAGAACCTGAGTTTTTGCATAATAATTCCAGATATCTGGTTGAAGCGATGCCGATACCGGTCACTGGAAGTACGTCCTGGGAGATCGTTTCTTATGGTGACAGTAAAGAGTTCCTTTCATCAATTCGCAACAGTGAAGAATCTAAATACTGGTTTGCAGGTTTTATAATTGTTGCATCGATATTTTTAGGGTGGTATCTGGCGCAAACAGCCTGGAAACCTATGGCGCAATTGCAAAATGCTGCACATATTGACCAATTGACCCAGCTGCATAACCGTCGCTATTTGATGCCACGAGCCAATCGGCTGGTTAAAACCGCATATATCGGAAAACAGCCTTTATGTGTTGTAATTATAGATATCGATCATTTTAAAGATATCAATGACACTTACGGCCACGCTATTGGTGACAGAGTCTTGAAAATATTTGCCAACCGTTTAACCAACCAGCAACGTAAACTGGATGTTGTGGCGCGACTGGGCGGGGAAGAATTTGTTTGTGTGCTCCCAAATACCACCGCCGAGATTGCTAAATCGATAATTGATAACGAACGCGCGATTATGAGTGGTCGTTTGTACGACATTGACGATTTTGTATTAAGCGTTACATTCAGTGCGGGTATAGCCGACCTCAACGAAGAACGACATACCTTCGAAGAACTTTTGAGTGCAGCGGATAAAGCCTTATACCAGGCTAAACAGCAGGGTCGCGATCAGGTACGTTTAGCCGTTTAAATATTGGCAATATATTTATTTCAACAAGACCACCACAGCACCGGTTCCGCCGTCCTGTATTCTAGCGCTGTGGAATGCCACCACATGATCCCAGACGCGTAACCATCGATTCACTTTAGGTTTAATAACAGGACCTTGGTGGCCAGATCTCAGTCCTTTGCCGTGGATCACACGCACACAACGAATGCCATCATCCTGACATTCTTGCATAAAGCGCGACAAGATTAGTTTTGCACTGGCCACGGTTTCGCCATGCAGATCACAGACGCGTTGCACAGAATAATCACCGCGGCGTAAACGTCGTATTACCGACTTTTGAACCCCGGGTCTCGCATAAGACAATATTTCACCAGACTCAAACTCGGCTTCCTGTACATCCGTCTCCAATGCCTCTAAAAGTGCCCGGCGTTCATCAGCCCGCGTAAATTTCGCTTTTGCGCGGGGCTTTGGAAGGCCCACATCGGCTTGATTGTGTACTATTGGTTTGACCGCCCGCATGGCCTTATTTAAGGCTTTGCGGTCGTCATCTGAAGGTTTATCAGACATATTTTGCTCGAATAAGTCTTAGTCTCTGAAATTATTGAAAATTTTACTCAAAAAAGCCTCTAATTTATACGGCTGGCAAGGATTATTTGTTACCATTTGGACACTGTAGAGGAAGAACAATTCGGGCAGTGATGTATTTCCACTAATTCTAAATATTAAAAGCAGAATCTATTGAAAATTCTAGTCAGTAATGACGACGGCTACCGCGCCGCCGGTATCCAGACCCTTGCACAAGCATTGCGACCTTTGGGCA
This region of Gammaproteobacteria bacterium genomic DNA includes:
- a CDS encoding tRNA pseudouridine(13) synthase TruD, with the translated sequence MNQFATAQGAPKLISPYKEFCGHADFKKFPQDFTVDEMPSYTPCGKGEHVWLHIRKTGANTAWVSEQLATWSDIKIRDISYAGRKDKQAVTTQWFSIYDPKRKCDGKEFAIPGCELLTCSRHTHKLRPGNLVGNQFAIVLRDFHGDKQLLQQRILDIASNGFPNYFGPQRFGYQSKNLAKATHWVQQGGKRIRREQRSLYFSVLRSFLFNLILAERVKSKNWNKVLDGEVIQLDGSKSVFLYDGQSETKESIDQRCEILDLHPTAPLFGKGEMWAVAEAGKYEKLIAQTYSVIVEFLGQHAQLARRALRVIPNNMSMQEHDNNVVLSFSLPAGCYASVLVELLVTVKTD
- a CDS encoding DNA mismatch repair protein MutS, which codes for MSDKPSDDDRKALNKAMRAVKPIVHNQADVGLPKPRAKAKFTRADERRALLEALETDVQEAEFESGEILSYARPGVQKSVIRRLRRGDYSVQRVCDLHGETVASAKLILSRFMQECQDDGIRCVRVIHGKGLRSGHQGPVIKPKVNRWLRVWDHVVAFHSARIQDGGTGAVVVLLK
- a CDS encoding diguanylate cyclase is translated as MTTPAVNSLNSANSTGKIVRVRRYLLYVLAFLPGMMVMGQMFISNLNYNQVISGEARAILENTTTESLRHAHKFLKVAENQAALTADAVSKFVIAANDLDAQEEYFVSQLDLYPDFAGVYFANNQGSFFYVSRSDEPTAKYRVKFKNNTTTESTTTVWWRNSEREKLDYQEIEDDFEARSRPWYIKSTTQKAQIWTEPYVFFTTQRLGVTTAVPIIDDSGEILGVIGVDVELTELADFLSELEIKRFGSSFITTMDGTLIAEPSLYDQYLKKSEMEKASLLNVMGSNDELMKLAFQSAMSLTGEPEFLHNNSRYLVEAMPIPVTGSTSWEIVSYGDSKEFLSSIRNSEESKYWFAGFIIVASIFLGWYLAQTAWKPMAQLQNAAHIDQLTQLHNRRYLMPRANRLVKTAYIGKQPLCVVIIDIDHFKDINDTYGHAIGDRVLKIFANRLTNQQRKLDVVARLGGEEFVCVLPNTTAEIAKSIIDNERAIMSGRLYDIDDFVLSVTFSAGIADLNEERHTFEELLSAADKALYQAKQQGRDQVRLAV